One Salvelinus sp. IW2-2015 linkage group LG35, ASM291031v2, whole genome shotgun sequence DNA segment encodes these proteins:
- the satb1b gene encoding SATB homeobox 1b isoform X9 — protein MMDHLSEACLGKENCDLVNSMGDRDSKAPPAKLARLEQNGSPLGRARLGSTGAKLAGVPYKPSGHLLKNCHKRGNMLPVFCVVEHYESPIEFDSKEEHAEFVLVRKDMLFNQLIEMALLSLGYSHSSAAQAKGLIQVGKWNPVPLSYVTDAPDATVADMLQDVYHVVTLKIQLHSCPKLEDLPPEQWTHSTVRNALKELLKDMNQSSLAKECPLSQSMISSIVNSTYYANVSAAKCQEFGRWYKHFKKTKDMMADMDGLSDHSPPGPNHNHNHLTFSQQPIPGNTAEQPPSSPVPPLPPPSHGGGQTPGRPAQLPPGLHHPGLVSTPISPQLVNQQLVMAQILNQQYAVNRLLAQQSLSQQYLNHPPVNRKALTKPLEPQVASNTEVSMEIYQWVRDELKRAGISQAVFARVAFNRTQGLLSEILRKEEDPKTASQSLLVNLRAMQNFLQLPEAERDRIYQDERERSLTAASAMGPAPLISTPPTRPVQVWNEQQPRREDCNNVRPEDWNPRIPVGISPIPESRKHGSITLFSNPFADTPYPAQVKASPLPSEWNGKTESCILNINSSIYDEIQQEMKRAKVSQALFAKVAASKSQGWLCELLRWKEDPSPENRTLWENLSMIRRFLSLAQVERDAIYEQESTAGQQQHHADRPPHMMHMSTDPMQNPTLMYMSHTDPLQSQTHQPPQQQHQPPMSLQHPSQPPLSQQPMQQQQQQPPMGPRLPPRQPSTASPAETEDEGRGGGGTKARSGGGKISHEALGILQSFIQDVGMYPDEEAIHTLSAQLDLPKLTIIKFFQNQRFYVNHLAKPPKEPSNSSSSSPAFEEELSEFREGSAELLKELEENTQTNSTIFSIKIEEHLARAEALSESDHEAKE, from the exons ATGATGGACCATCTCAGCGAGGCGTGCCTGGGGAAGGAGAACTGTGACCTGGTCAACAGCATGGGRGACCGCGACTCCAAGGCCCCCCCAGCCAAGCTGGCCCGGCTGGAACAGAACGGCAGCCCCCTGGGCAGGGCCCGCCTGGGRAGCACGGGGGCCAAGCTGGCCGGGGTACCCTACAAACCCTCGGGACACCTCCTCAAGAACTGCCACAAGAGGG GCAACATGCTCCCTGTGTTCTGCGTGGTGGAGCATTACGAGAGCCCCATCGAGTTTGACAGCAAGGAGGAGCACGCCGAGTTTGTGCTSGTCAGGAAAGACATGCTGTTCAACCAGCTCATCGAGATGGCCCTTCTGTCACTGGGCTACTCGCACAGCTCGGCGGCACAAGCGAAAG GTCTCATTCAGGTGGGCAAGTGGAACCCGGTCCCACTGTCCTACGTGACGGACGCACCGGACGCCACCGTGGCAGACATGCTGCAGGACGTGTACCATGTGGTCACGCTGAAAATTCAGCTGCACAG TTGTCCTAAACTGGAGGACCTGCCGCCAGAGCAGTGGACCCACTCTACAGTAAGAAATGCCCTCAAGGAGTTACTCAAAGACATGAACCAGAGCTCTCTGGCAAAAGAATGTCCCTTATCACAG agtaTGATCTCCTCCATTGTGAACAGCACTTACTATGCAAATGTGTCGGCGGCGAAGTGTCAGGAATTTGGGCGCTGGTATAAACATTTCAAGAAGACAAAAGATATGATGG CAGACATGGACGGCCTGTCCGATCACTCCCCTCCGGGccccaaccacaaccacaaccatctGACCTTCTCCCAACAGCCCATCCCGGGCAACACGGCCGAGCAGCCCCCCTCCTCCCCGGTGCCACCCCTGCCCCCTCCGTCCCACGGTGGGGGCCAGACCCCCGGCCGCCCAGCTCAGCTCCCCCCCGGCCTGCACCACCCGGGCCTGGTGTCCACCCCCATTAGCCCCCAGCTGGTGAACCAGCAGCTGGTCATGGCCCAGATTCTCAACCAGCAGTATGCCGTCAACCGGCTCCTGGCACAGCAGTCGCTGTCGCAGCAGTACCTCAACCACCCGCCGGTCAACCGAAARGCCCTGACCAAGCCCCTGGAGCCCCAGGTAGCCAGCAACACCGAGGTGTCCATGGAGATATACCAATGGGTGAGGGACGAGCTGAAGAGGGCCGGCATCTCCCAAGCCGTGTTCGCRCGCGTGGCTTTCAACAGGACCCAG GGCCTGTTGTCTGAGATCCTGCGTAAAGAGGAGGATCCTAAGACGGCCAGCCAGTCTCTGCTGGTCAACCTGCGGGCCATGCAGAACTTCCTGCAGCTGCCCGAGGCCGAGCGAGACCGTATCTACCAGGACGAGAGGGAAAGGAGCCTGACGGCTGCCTCGGCCATGGGGCCTGCGCCACTCATCAGCACCCCGCCCACCCGGCCAGTGCAGGTATGGAACGAACAG CAGCCCAGGAGAGAAGACTGTAACAACGTCAGACCTGAGGACTGGAACCCCAGAATTCCTGTGGGCATTTCTCCT ATCCCCGAATCCAGAAAACACGGCAGCATCACCTTGTTTTCCAACCCTTTTGCTGACACTCCTTACCCTGCCCAGGTGAAGGCCTCGCCGCTCCCCAGCGAGTGGAACGGCAAGACAGAGAGCTGCATCCTCAACATCAACTCATCCATCTATGACGAGATCCAGCAGGAGATGAAGAGGGCCAAGGTGTCCCAGGCTCTGTTTGCCAAGGTGGCCGCCTCCAAGAGTCAG GGCTGGCTGTGTGAGCTTCTGCGCTGGAAGGAGGACCCCAGCCCAGAGAACCGTACGCTGTGGGAGAACCTGTCCATGATCCGCCGCTTCCTGAGCTTGGCCCAGGTGGAGCGTGACGCCATCTACGAACAGGAGAGCACGGCCGGCCAGCAGCAGCACCACGCCGACCGGCCCCCGCACATGATGCACATGTCCACTGACCCCATGCAG AACCCAACTCTGATGTATATGTCCCACACAGATCCactacag TCTCAGACCCATCAACCGCCACAGCAGCAGCACCAGCCCCCCATGTCCCTCCAGCACCCCTCCCAGCCTCCACTGTCCCAGCAGCCcatgcaacagcagcagcagcaaccacCCATGGGCCCCCGGCTMCCCCCTCGCCAGCCCTCCACCGCTTCCCCGGCAGAGACAGAGGACGAGGGCCGCGGCGGCGGGGGCACCAAGGCTCGCTCCGGCGGGGGCAAGATCTCCCACGAGGCCCTAGGCATTCTGCAGAGCTTCATTCAGGACGTGGGGATGTACCCAGACGAGGAGGCCATCCACACCCTATCGGCCCAGCTGGACCTACCCAAGCTCACCATCATCAAGTTCTTCCAGAACCAGCGCTTCTACGTCAACCACCTGGCCAAGCCGCCCAAGGAACCCAgcaacagcagtagcagcagcccGGCCTTTGAGGAGGAACTGTCGGAATTCAGGGAGGGCAGCGCCGAGCTGCTGAAGGAGCTGGAAGAGAATACACAGACCAACAGCACCATCTTCTCCATCAAGATCGAGGAGCACCTGGCCCGCGCCGAGGCCCTCTCAGAATCTGACCACGAGGCCAAGGAGTAG
- the satb1b gene encoding SATB homeobox 1b isoform X2 translates to MMDHLSEACLGKENCDLVNSMGDRDSKAPPAKLARLEQNGSPLGRARLGSTGAKLAGVPYKPSGHLLKNCHKRGNMLPVFCVVEHYESPIEFDSKEEHAEFVLVRKDMLFNQLIEMALLSLGYSHSSAAQAKGLIQVGKWNPVPLSYVTDAPDATVADMLQDVYHVVTLKIQLHSCPKLEDLPPEQWTHSTVRNALKELLKDMNQSSLAKECPLSQSMISSIVNSTYYANVSAAKCQEFGRWYKHFKKTKDMMGMRQPSQLEGYLGTCVLHDSPRANTLADMDGLSDHSPPGPNHNHNHLTFSQQPIPGNTAEQPPSSPVPPLPPPSHGGGQTPGRPAQLPPGLHHPGLVSTPISPQLVNQQLVMAQILNQQYAVNRLLAQQSLSQQYLNHPPVNRKALTKPLEPQVASNTEVSMEIYQWVRDELKRAGISQAVFARVAFNRTQGLLSEILRKEEDPKTASQSLLVNLRAMQNFLQLPEAERDRIYQDERERSLTAASAMGPAPLISTPPTRPVQVWNEQPRREDCNNVRPEDWNPRIPVGISPIPESRKHGSITLFSNPFADTPYPAQVKASPLPSEWNGKTESCILNINSSIYDEIQQEMKRAKVSQALFAKVAASKSQGWLCELLRWKEDPSPENRTLWENLSMIRRFLSLAQVERDAIYEQESTAGQQQHHADRPPHMMHMSTDPMQNPTLMYMSHTDPLQSQTHQPPQQQHQPPMSLQHPSQPPLSQQPMQQQQQQPPMGPRLPPRQPSTASPAETEDEGRGGGGTKARSGGGKISHEALGILQSFIQDVGMYPDEEAIHTLSAQLDLPKLTIIKFFQNQRFYVNHLAKPPKEPSNSSSSSPAFEEELSEFREGSAELLKELEENTQTNSTIFSIKIEEHLARAEALSESDHEAKE, encoded by the exons ATGATGGACCATCTCAGCGAGGCGTGCCTGGGGAAGGAGAACTGTGACCTGGTCAACAGCATGGGRGACCGCGACTCCAAGGCCCCCCCAGCCAAGCTGGCCCGGCTGGAACAGAACGGCAGCCCCCTGGGCAGGGCCCGCCTGGGRAGCACGGGGGCCAAGCTGGCCGGGGTACCCTACAAACCCTCGGGACACCTCCTCAAGAACTGCCACAAGAGGG GCAACATGCTCCCTGTGTTCTGCGTGGTGGAGCATTACGAGAGCCCCATCGAGTTTGACAGCAAGGAGGAGCACGCCGAGTTTGTGCTSGTCAGGAAAGACATGCTGTTCAACCAGCTCATCGAGATGGCCCTTCTGTCACTGGGCTACTCGCACAGCTCGGCGGCACAAGCGAAAG GTCTCATTCAGGTGGGCAAGTGGAACCCGGTCCCACTGTCCTACGTGACGGACGCACCGGACGCCACCGTGGCAGACATGCTGCAGGACGTGTACCATGTGGTCACGCTGAAAATTCAGCTGCACAG TTGTCCTAAACTGGAGGACCTGCCGCCAGAGCAGTGGACCCACTCTACAGTAAGAAATGCCCTCAAGGAGTTACTCAAAGACATGAACCAGAGCTCTCTGGCAAAAGAATGTCCCTTATCACAG agtaTGATCTCCTCCATTGTGAACAGCACTTACTATGCAAATGTGTCGGCGGCGAAGTGTCAGGAATTTGGGCGCTGGTATAAACATTTCAAGAAGACAAAAGATATGATGG GCATGCGCCAACCCTCGCAGCTGGAGGGCTACCTGGGGACGTGTGTCCTCCACGACAGCCCACGTGCCAACACACTAG CAGACATGGACGGCCTGTCCGATCACTCCCCTCCGGGccccaaccacaaccacaaccatctGACCTTCTCCCAACAGCCCATCCCGGGCAACACGGCCGAGCAGCCCCCCTCCTCCCCGGTGCCACCCCTGCCCCCTCCGTCCCACGGTGGGGGCCAGACCCCCGGCCGCCCAGCTCAGCTCCCCCCCGGCCTGCACCACCCGGGCCTGGTGTCCACCCCCATTAGCCCCCAGCTGGTGAACCAGCAGCTGGTCATGGCCCAGATTCTCAACCAGCAGTATGCCGTCAACCGGCTCCTGGCACAGCAGTCGCTGTCGCAGCAGTACCTCAACCACCCGCCGGTCAACCGAAARGCCCTGACCAAGCCCCTGGAGCCCCAGGTAGCCAGCAACACCGAGGTGTCCATGGAGATATACCAATGGGTGAGGGACGAGCTGAAGAGGGCCGGCATCTCCCAAGCCGTGTTCGCRCGCGTGGCTTTCAACAGGACCCAG GGCCTGTTGTCTGAGATCCTGCGTAAAGAGGAGGATCCTAAGACGGCCAGCCAGTCTCTGCTGGTCAACCTGCGGGCCATGCAGAACTTCCTGCAGCTGCCCGAGGCCGAGCGAGACCGTATCTACCAGGACGAGAGGGAAAGGAGCCTGACGGCTGCCTCGGCCATGGGGCCTGCGCCACTCATCAGCACCCCGCCCACCCGGCCAGTGCAGGTATGGAACGAACAG CCCAGGAGAGAAGACTGTAACAACGTCAGACCTGAGGACTGGAACCCCAGAATTCCTGTGGGCATTTCTCCT ATCCCCGAATCCAGAAAACACGGCAGCATCACCTTGTTTTCCAACCCTTTTGCTGACACTCCTTACCCTGCCCAGGTGAAGGCCTCGCCGCTCCCCAGCGAGTGGAACGGCAAGACAGAGAGCTGCATCCTCAACATCAACTCATCCATCTATGACGAGATCCAGCAGGAGATGAAGAGGGCCAAGGTGTCCCAGGCTCTGTTTGCCAAGGTGGCCGCCTCCAAGAGTCAG GGCTGGCTGTGTGAGCTTCTGCGCTGGAAGGAGGACCCCAGCCCAGAGAACCGTACGCTGTGGGAGAACCTGTCCATGATCCGCCGCTTCCTGAGCTTGGCCCAGGTGGAGCGTGACGCCATCTACGAACAGGAGAGCACGGCCGGCCAGCAGCAGCACCACGCCGACCGGCCCCCGCACATGATGCACATGTCCACTGACCCCATGCAG AACCCAACTCTGATGTATATGTCCCACACAGATCCactacag TCTCAGACCCATCAACCGCCACAGCAGCAGCACCAGCCCCCCATGTCCCTCCAGCACCCCTCCCAGCCTCCACTGTCCCAGCAGCCcatgcaacagcagcagcagcaaccacCCATGGGCCCCCGGCTMCCCCCTCGCCAGCCCTCCACCGCTTCCCCGGCAGAGACAGAGGACGAGGGCCGCGGCGGCGGGGGCACCAAGGCTCGCTCCGGCGGGGGCAAGATCTCCCACGAGGCCCTAGGCATTCTGCAGAGCTTCATTCAGGACGTGGGGATGTACCCAGACGAGGAGGCCATCCACACCCTATCGGCCCAGCTGGACCTACCCAAGCTCACCATCATCAAGTTCTTCCAGAACCAGCGCTTCTACGTCAACCACCTGGCCAAGCCGCCCAAGGAACCCAgcaacagcagtagcagcagcccGGCCTTTGAGGAGGAACTGTCGGAATTCAGGGAGGGCAGCGCCGAGCTGCTGAAGGAGCTGGAAGAGAATACACAGACCAACAGCACCATCTTCTCCATCAAGATCGAGGAGCACCTGGCCCGCGCCGAGGCCCTCTCAGAATCTGACCACGAGGCCAAGGAGTAG
- the satb1b gene encoding SATB homeobox 1b isoform X8, which translates to MMDHLSEACLGKENCDLVNSMGDRDSKAPPAKLARLEQNGSPLGRARLGSTGAKLAGVPYKPSGHLLKNCHKRGNMLPVFCVVEHYESPIEFDSKEEHAEFVLVRKDMLFNQLIEMALLSLGYSHSSAAQAKGLIQVGKWNPVPLSYVTDAPDATVADMLQDVYHVVTLKIQLHSCPKLEDLPPEQWTHSTSMISSIVNSTYYANVSAAKCQEFGRWYKHFKKTKDMMGMRQPSQLEGYLGTCVLHDSPRANTLADMDGLSDHSPPGPNHNHNHLTFSQQPIPGNTAEQPPSSPVPPLPPPSHGGGQTPGRPAQLPPGLHHPGLVSTPISPQLVNQQLVMAQILNQQYAVNRLLAQQSLSQQYLNHPPVNRKALTKPLEPQVASNTEVSMEIYQWVRDELKRAGISQAVFARVAFNRTQGLLSEILRKEEDPKTASQSLLVNLRAMQNFLQLPEAERDRIYQDERERSLTAASAMGPAPLISTPPTRPVQVWNEQQPRREDCNNVRPEDWNPRIPVGISPIPESRKHGSITLFSNPFADTPYPAQVKASPLPSEWNGKTESCILNINSSIYDEIQQEMKRAKVSQALFAKVAASKSQGWLCELLRWKEDPSPENRTLWENLSMIRRFLSLAQVERDAIYEQESTAGQQQHHADRPPHMMHMSTDPMQNPTLMYMSHTDPLQSQTHQPPQQQHQPPMSLQHPSQPPLSQQPMQQQQQQPPMGPRLPPRQPSTASPAETEDEGRGGGGTKARSGGGKISHEALGILQSFIQDVGMYPDEEAIHTLSAQLDLPKLTIIKFFQNQRFYVNHLAKPPKEPSNSSSSSPAFEEELSEFREGSAELLKELEENTQTNSTIFSIKIEEHLARAEALSESDHEAKE; encoded by the exons ATGATGGACCATCTCAGCGAGGCGTGCCTGGGGAAGGAGAACTGTGACCTGGTCAACAGCATGGGRGACCGCGACTCCAAGGCCCCCCCAGCCAAGCTGGCCCGGCTGGAACAGAACGGCAGCCCCCTGGGCAGGGCCCGCCTGGGRAGCACGGGGGCCAAGCTGGCCGGGGTACCCTACAAACCCTCGGGACACCTCCTCAAGAACTGCCACAAGAGGG GCAACATGCTCCCTGTGTTCTGCGTGGTGGAGCATTACGAGAGCCCCATCGAGTTTGACAGCAAGGAGGAGCACGCCGAGTTTGTGCTSGTCAGGAAAGACATGCTGTTCAACCAGCTCATCGAGATGGCCCTTCTGTCACTGGGCTACTCGCACAGCTCGGCGGCACAAGCGAAAG GTCTCATTCAGGTGGGCAAGTGGAACCCGGTCCCACTGTCCTACGTGACGGACGCACCGGACGCCACCGTGGCAGACATGCTGCAGGACGTGTACCATGTGGTCACGCTGAAAATTCAGCTGCACAG TTGTCCTAAACTGGAGGACCTGCCGCCAGAGCAGTGGACCCACTCTACA agtaTGATCTCCTCCATTGTGAACAGCACTTACTATGCAAATGTGTCGGCGGCGAAGTGTCAGGAATTTGGGCGCTGGTATAAACATTTCAAGAAGACAAAAGATATGATGG GCATGCGCCAACCCTCGCAGCTGGAGGGCTACCTGGGGACGTGTGTCCTCCACGACAGCCCACGTGCCAACACACTAG CAGACATGGACGGCCTGTCCGATCACTCCCCTCCGGGccccaaccacaaccacaaccatctGACCTTCTCCCAACAGCCCATCCCGGGCAACACGGCCGAGCAGCCCCCCTCCTCCCCGGTGCCACCCCTGCCCCCTCCGTCCCACGGTGGGGGCCAGACCCCCGGCCGCCCAGCTCAGCTCCCCCCCGGCCTGCACCACCCGGGCCTGGTGTCCACCCCCATTAGCCCCCAGCTGGTGAACCAGCAGCTGGTCATGGCCCAGATTCTCAACCAGCAGTATGCCGTCAACCGGCTCCTGGCACAGCAGTCGCTGTCGCAGCAGTACCTCAACCACCCGCCGGTCAACCGAAARGCCCTGACCAAGCCCCTGGAGCCCCAGGTAGCCAGCAACACCGAGGTGTCCATGGAGATATACCAATGGGTGAGGGACGAGCTGAAGAGGGCCGGCATCTCCCAAGCCGTGTTCGCRCGCGTGGCTTTCAACAGGACCCAG GGCCTGTTGTCTGAGATCCTGCGTAAAGAGGAGGATCCTAAGACGGCCAGCCAGTCTCTGCTGGTCAACCTGCGGGCCATGCAGAACTTCCTGCAGCTGCCCGAGGCCGAGCGAGACCGTATCTACCAGGACGAGAGGGAAAGGAGCCTGACGGCTGCCTCGGCCATGGGGCCTGCGCCACTCATCAGCACCCCGCCCACCCGGCCAGTGCAGGTATGGAACGAACAG CAGCCCAGGAGAGAAGACTGTAACAACGTCAGACCTGAGGACTGGAACCCCAGAATTCCTGTGGGCATTTCTCCT ATCCCCGAATCCAGAAAACACGGCAGCATCACCTTGTTTTCCAACCCTTTTGCTGACACTCCTTACCCTGCCCAGGTGAAGGCCTCGCCGCTCCCCAGCGAGTGGAACGGCAAGACAGAGAGCTGCATCCTCAACATCAACTCATCCATCTATGACGAGATCCAGCAGGAGATGAAGAGGGCCAAGGTGTCCCAGGCTCTGTTTGCCAAGGTGGCCGCCTCCAAGAGTCAG GGCTGGCTGTGTGAGCTTCTGCGCTGGAAGGAGGACCCCAGCCCAGAGAACCGTACGCTGTGGGAGAACCTGTCCATGATCCGCCGCTTCCTGAGCTTGGCCCAGGTGGAGCGTGACGCCATCTACGAACAGGAGAGCACGGCCGGCCAGCAGCAGCACCACGCCGACCGGCCCCCGCACATGATGCACATGTCCACTGACCCCATGCAG AACCCAACTCTGATGTATATGTCCCACACAGATCCactacag TCTCAGACCCATCAACCGCCACAGCAGCAGCACCAGCCCCCCATGTCCCTCCAGCACCCCTCCCAGCCTCCACTGTCCCAGCAGCCcatgcaacagcagcagcagcaaccacCCATGGGCCCCCGGCTMCCCCCTCGCCAGCCCTCCACCGCTTCCCCGGCAGAGACAGAGGACGAGGGCCGCGGCGGCGGGGGCACCAAGGCTCGCTCCGGCGGGGGCAAGATCTCCCACGAGGCCCTAGGCATTCTGCAGAGCTTCATTCAGGACGTGGGGATGTACCCAGACGAGGAGGCCATCCACACCCTATCGGCCCAGCTGGACCTACCCAAGCTCACCATCATCAAGTTCTTCCAGAACCAGCGCTTCTACGTCAACCACCTGGCCAAGCCGCCCAAGGAACCCAgcaacagcagtagcagcagcccGGCCTTTGAGGAGGAACTGTCGGAATTCAGGGAGGGCAGCGCCGAGCTGCTGAAGGAGCTGGAAGAGAATACACAGACCAACAGCACCATCTTCTCCATCAAGATCGAGGAGCACCTGGCCCGCGCCGAGGCCCTCTCAGAATCTGACCACGAGGCCAAGGAGTAG